A region of the Pseudomonas silesiensis genome:
GAACCTTAGCATCATCAGAGCGTGTGGGCGAGCTACGGGTGCACGTTTATCCCTGGAAGGCCATATAGTTTTTGTCACCGAAGCAAGTGTGGCGCCGGCAAACGCCGCATTGAATGAAAGCCCAGAGAGCTGGATAGAAAATGAAAGTACGCTTCTATTCAAGGTGCTGGACGGCTGGCTGGAAATTAACGCAGCGAAGCTCGACGGAATAACAATTTCTTCGTGGAGGTTTTTGATGGAAGCATTAGCCCATGGCGCTTAATCAGGACACATTGAACATCGAAAGTCAGCCATTCCCCTACGACACTGAACATTATGACAGGCGTTTTCTGGATTGCTGGCGAAGGCAAGCCGTCGTATTTCTGGAGAAGTGTGGCGCCGACGTCGATCTGCTATTTTATAATTCACTTGCTTCGACAGACCGGATTTTTGAAGACCATATTCTGAATCACAAACCCAAGTATGCTTTTTTGACGCCCTCAATAGATAACGAGGGACTGTCTTTGACAGGCTGGCAACAAAGCCTGAAGACATACGAAACGTTCGAGTTGGCGGGCGACGACCTAAGTGAGCACTTGGAGAAGATTCCATTTGCCATCGTCATGGGCAGTGTATTTTATTTACCACATTGCCCCGAATACCAAATGGAACATCTTAACCACTCGATTGTGCTATCCGGACAATGCGCTCACTCCGTTTGGGAGGTGATTGATGATGACCCCTCCTCTATATTGAGAACGTATCGCTACGATCAAAGCTACATCGAGAGATATTTCAACAACAATGGCGCACGCCTGATCAGATATTTCAAGCCGATCGAGATCGACACAACTGAGAGCGGACGTGACATTGCCATACAAAAGTGTGCAACTTACTTATCCTCAATGGAGGACAGTTACAAACTGCTTACTGAAATAGAATGGATTGCGAACAACCCATACGAATCCGTTAGCATTCGCGCAAAAAAAATACATGAGGCATTTTCAATATACTCCGGCTCGCGAAGTTTGTTTTCAAGATTTGCCGAACGTGTCTTGGGCGATCAAGTCGCTGCTTCCCACTTAAATGACATCGCTGCTGAGGCAATGGTCATAAAATACGCCATGGCCAAGGCTGAAATCACACACCGCATAAATGTCGGATCAATCGTATCAAGATGCGAAAAGCTGGCAGTTCATGAACGCCGCACCCTTTCGCTGTTAAGAAAAAACCTGGGATGTTCCTAAATGGCTTTAGACATAGAACTGGAAACGGACGAGTTAAGTTACAGAAAGCTTCTTGGACAACCGAACTTCACAAGATTTTTTCTAAGCCAGGTCCTGGTAAGCGTTGGCGACGGCTTTTTTGGAGTGCTGGTAACATTTTTAGCGCTGTCGATGGGAGCGTCAGCAAGTACATTGGGTATCGTTGCGTTCTGTGTGACGTTTCCAAGAGGTATCTTGGGCATTTTAGGCGGCGCGGTTGCCGACCAATATGATCGCAGAAAACTGATGGTATTTTGTGATGTAGTCCGTGGGTCAGGTGTACTGATTCTAGCGTTGCTTTTGTTCATGAATGCTCTGGACATCTTCTTTCTTACGCTCATTGGCGCCGTTGTGACATCCACCTATGCGCTGTCGAAACCGGCGAGCAAAGCCTATGTTCCCAGTATTGTGGAAAAGAAAGAGTTAATACTCGCCAATGGGCTGGTGCAAAGTGTGCTTTGGCCTTGTTTTTTTCTGGGAGCTGGTTTAGTAGGCGTTTCAGGCGCGCTAAATGTAGCGCCGGCCAACGCCCTGATTGTCTGTGCGTTAATATTCTTTTTCTCGCAAATGTCCCTGACGAGCATCAAGGGGCACGTGACGCGCACTGCCGCTCGAACTGCATTTTCCATGCTGCAACAGTTACGCAGTGGCTGGGAAGAGTTACTCACGCATCGAGCGTTAATGGTAAGAATCACCAGCTATTTTCTTTACACAGTGTCCTGGCGCGGCACCCTGCAAATAGCACTCCCACTGTATGCAGTCAATACACTGAATCAACCCGCTACATTTTATAGCAGCCTGATGGTAGCTTGTGGGATTGGAGAGCTTATTAGTTCGTTGATAATAGGTAAATTGCGGATCTCGAATAACTTGAGACTGGCGTTCTGCGGAGAAATCATTCTTGCTCTGGCACTTATCATTCTCGTCGTTAATTCTTTTACTGGTCTGCCTGCTTTGGTACTGGCGCTTATTGCCAGCCTATTGATAGGGCTCTCAGCTACTGTCATTGACATACCCCTGATCACAGCCATTCAGCACGAAATAGACGACGACAAATCCGGAAAAATATTTAGTTACTGGAGCGCGCTAGGTGCACTAGGAGGAAGCGTAGGCACCTTGATAGTCAGTGGACTCATCTATTTTATTGGTCTTCAAAATGCAATTATTTTCATGACGGCCTGGCTGACGCTCTCAGCAGTGGTCGCTTATGGAATTGCTTATACCAAGGTGCGCGGTGAGGGAAAGCAATAAACTCACGCTTCCAGCGCGCGAACTACCGCTCATTTGGCATCAACCACTAAACACCTCTATGCCTGACCTGAATTTATTCGCAGTAGCCGCCCCCACTTTCAAGCTCAAGCACTGCGGCTTGCCCTCGCATCTGGAATCGCTTTTATCAGATGATGAGTTGCTTCGAGCCCATGGCATCAAAGACGAAACAAGCAAAACAGAATTCATGCTGGGAAGAGCCCTCCTTCGCAGTGTGATAGCCAGTTTACTCAGCTTGGTGCCGCGCCATTTACCCATTCTTATCGAACGAAATGGCAGGCCCTATTTAGATGGGTACAGCCTGGAGTTCAGCTTGAGTCATGCTTGTGGGTACGTCTGTGTTGCAGCGTCAAGGAACAGCAGGATTGGCGTCGATATCGAGGGCGGGGGTCTGTTGGAAGGGAGCGGTGTTTTGAGCAAGTATCTTCGCAAGACATTCCTTGACGACGAGGGCTCATGCCTGACCTCAGCCGACTGCGATATCGTAGGCCATTGGTGCATGTGCGAAGCCTACGCCAAGTGTTCAGGCCAGGACATGCTTACCGCAATGCGTTCTCAAGAGTTACGTAAACTGATCCGGCAGCCACCCAGGTCTAATTGGCATGTCGGTTCGAATCACTCAATATGCCTGACGTCCGTTGCTAATGGCCAAATACCGCTCGCCCTGTGTGTGGATGCACTTCCAATGCCTTTCAGCGTTCTGGAAATTGACCTATCCGATGAGTTGTTCTTGAGCAAGCTACATCAGGAGTTGCACCAGACGGCGTAATATTTATTCACAGTCCCACTGAACGAAAACGCGTCCCTCGCCATGCGCTTGTCCCACCAGCCTTTAGAAATAAAAAAACCCGCACGTTTTTCGATGCGCGGTTTTTTAACGAACCCGAGCTATCAATTCAGCCATTACAGATCAGCAATCTTGGCCCCTTCCTTTTCCTCTTTCTGATCCCGAAGCATGGTCTGCGTGACCTGCTCAATGTAATCAAACACTTCCTCCTGAACCGAATACTTGTACTGCTTGCGCCGGTGCTTCGAGACCGTGCCATTTTGCGACAGACACATCATTACCAGATTGGCCAAGTCACTGCCTCGGACGTCGTAGCGCTCATCAACCGCCTTGACGATCTTGTCGTAATTTTGGAGAAAAACTGTCTCTTCACGAAGCTCCACTTCAAGAGCTCGCTTGGCCATCTCCAGAGTGAATCGCACACCTGGCGTGGCATCCCAGAAGCGGTATATTGCCGGATGCCCCGTGAAGTTGAAGGACATGTTTCCCTGGTCAATCCAGCGCACGTCCCAGAATTCACGCGCTGGCCGAGAGAACTCCTGCAGGGTTTCCAGATACAGACGCTCCTCGCGCTTCATTGCCACCGACACCGGAAGCAGCAAGCCATTTTCCAATGCCCCCGCACGGCAAAGTGTCTGGTGTATGAGGAAGCGGGAAAGGCGACCATTCCCATCCATGAAAGGGTGAAGGAAGACGAATCCAAATGAAATGATCCCGGCGGCGATCAGAGGGTCAATACGCTTTACCGCGTCATTCCCCAATGCCATCAGCTGTTCCATCAACTCCCGACATAAGTCCGGTGCAGGTGGGACATACGTTACACCTGCGGCACCATGCAGACCGCTTGCCAAATGGTTCTGTTCATGGCGGAACGCAGCAGCCATATCGTATGGATTGGAGATCGTTGCATTCTGGAGGGTCACCAAGTAATCCTCACTCAATGGAATGCGTTCATGGGCCTGCCGGAGCAGCTGAATGAAACGCCGGGACTTGTCTTCGCTTGGCGACTCTTTCTCGATGGCGAATGAGTCCTGGGCTTCGCTCAGATAGGCCCAGTTGATTGCCCGATCCATCATTCCTGATGGCAGGTTCTGAATGAATTGCTGCGCACGCGCCAAGATATCGTGTTGTAGCAACACCATAATCTGAGGTGTTCGTTCAACGGTGGCGCAGTAAGCTAGTGTTCCAATACCATTGAACTCAATCCGCCAGCGGGAATTACGTTCCCCTGGCATCGTCAAGTACTGCTCCGGGTCAAACAAGGGGATGAAGCCTCCCTTCACGGGGGAGTGTTGGGTCAGCTCCTCACCATTGAATGCTTCGTAGAGAAAGCAGGCCTTGCGGATGTAGATCCCGTTTGGAGCTTTTCGCAATTCGGCTTCGAGCGCTTGTGCCGGAATTCGAGGTAACGCCTGAGCTAGAATGGTGAGATTGATCCCTTCATGCTTCAACGCGAAGAGGACATGCCCGAGCAGATCATCTGGCGCAGGTGCAATTGCAGGCGGGACTGCCAATATGTCGCCGATTCTTTCAAGCCGTGTAACAGGCTGAACTCTGGCAGGTTGGCGCAGAGGAAACGCTGAAAGCTGCAGTGCATCTTGCAGACAGGCATATCCAGCTGAGTTCATCGCGCAAATCCTCATTTTTGAGCAGGCCACGCGATTTTTCTTTAGCGGTCCAATAAAATCTTAAGATTCTTAGAATATCTCGATTTTTTCTTAACTGACCAGTGCTATCTCGTTACTCGTAGTTATAGTGATTTACCCCTATAACTGTTGATAACTTCGTATGAGTTCAGACGCGGCGGGATGGCAGAACAGAATTGAACGTGCTCCAGCGCCAGCAATAAAAAACCCCGCTCTTCTGTCGAAGGCGGGGTTTTTTTGATGCAGCGTCTAAAGCCTATGGCGCGTAAGTCAGCAACAACTCACTCGGCACCTTGAAATCCAGCGACATCATCACGCTCAACGCGGTAATGGTGAAGATCGAGAACACGAACAGCTTGCGTGCCCAGACCCTGTCATCCACTGCCTTGTAGCCGGTCCAGGCCATGTACAGCCAGTACATGCCCATGGCCGCGGCGACGGCGAGGTAGCTCATGCCGGCGTAGCCGCTGAAGGTCAGCATCAAGGTCGCCACGAGGAACGCCAGGATGTAGAGCAGGATGTGCTTCTTCGCCACTTCAATCCCGCGCTTGACCGGCAGCACCGGAATCGATGCAGCCAGGTAATCGTTGAAGCGAAAGATCGCGATGGCGTAGGAATGCGGCATCTGCCACAGGCTGAACATCACCAGCAGCGTCAGTGCGGCCATGTCGAAGCTGTTGGTCACAGCGACGTAGCCAATCACCGGCGGCATGGCGCCCGACAGACTGCCCACCAGCGTGCCGTGAACCGACTTGCGCTTGAGGTACAGACTGTAGAAGCCGACGTAGATGACGAAGCCGATCACCGCGAACAAAGCGGCCAACGGGTTGGCCACCTTGTACAACAGTGCAACGCCGAAAACACCCAGAATGGTCGCAAAGGCCAGGGCCAGTTTCAGGGAGATCAAGCCCTGGACCAGCACCCGGTTCTTGGTGCGTTCCATCTTCAGGTCGATGTCGCGGTCGATGCAGTTGTTGAACACGCAACCGGAAGCCACCACCAGGGACGTGCCGATCATCGCAGCCAGGAAGATGGCCAGATCGACATGCCCTTTGGAGGCCAGGAAAAATCCGCCTGCCACTGAAAGCACGTTACCGAAAATGATCCCCGGTTTGGTGATTTGGATAAAGTGCTTCAAGGACATCCGGACTTACCTCAGTGCGCCATCATGTTGGTGTGGATGCTGAACATGATCCACAACGACAGGCCTACCAACAGGACGATTACCAGTGCGGCGAAAACAAACGCGATCACGTTGTTACGCTGGGCGGCGGAGCGGTCCAGGTGGAGGAAGTACACCAGGTGCACCAGCACCTGGATCACTGCAAAGATCAGGACGATCCACAGGGTCATGGCTTTCGGCAGCGACGGGTACATCACCAGGCCAAAAGGAATGACGGTCAGGATCACCGACAGAATGAAACCGATGGCGTAGGACTTGACGCTGCCATGGTTCGCATCGTGGGTATCGTGGGCATGAGCGTTAGCCATTTACATAGTCCCCATCAGATAAACAACGGTGAATACGCAGATCCACACCACGTCCAGGAAGTGCCAGAACAGGCTCAGGCAGCTCAGACGGGTCTTGTTGGTCGCCGTCAGGCCGTTTTTCTGCACCTGGTACATCATGATCGCCATCCAGATCAGACCGCTGGTCACGTGCAGACCGTGGGTGCCGACCAGGGTGAAGAACCCGGACAGGAAGCCTGAGCGGCTAGGGCCGAAGCCCTCGGAGATCAGCAGGTGGAACTCGTTGATCTCCATGGCGATAAAGCCGGCGCCAAGCAGGAAGGTCATGCCCAACCAGGTCAGCACGCCCTTCTTGTTACCCTTGAACAACGCCAGCATGGCGAAGCCGTAGGTGATCGAACTGAACAACAGCAGAGCGGTTTCGCCCAGCACGTAAGGCAGTTCGAAGATGTCGGCTCCCGATGGGCCGCCCGCTACGTTGTTAACCAGTACCGCGTACACCGCGAAGATCGACGCAAACAGGATGCAGTCGGTCATCAGGTAGAGCCAGAAACCGAATACGGTCATCTCGCCCGAGTCGTGGTGATGGTCATCGTGCCCATGTCCATCGACATGGGTGTGTCCAGCATTGGTCACTAAGTTCGACATGGTTTAAGCCTGTTCCAACGAGGTTTCAACACGGGTGGCGTTGGCTGGGACTTTCCCGGCCGCTACCAGACGTTTGTGCTGCTCGGCTTCGATGCGCTCGATGACATCCACCGGCACCATGTAGCCCTGATCGTCACGGGCGGCATGGATGGTGAAATACACCACGGTGCCGACCAGGCCGACGATGGCCAGCCACCAGATGTGCCAGATCATCGCGAAACCGAACACGGTCAACAGTGCGCCCATGACCACACCGGTCGCGGTGTTGTTGGGCATGTGGATCGGCTCGTACCGGGCCGGAGCCTTGTACGCGGTGCCGTCTTCCTTGGCTTCGGTGAACGGGTCGATGACGTCGGCTTTCGGCAGCACGGCAAAGTTGTAGAACGGAGGTGGCGACGAGGTCGACCATTCCAGGGTATGGGCATTCCACGGGTCGCCGTGTTCGCACATGTTCTCTGGCTTGTTGCGGTCACGCACGCTGACGTACAGCTGGATCAGCTGGCAGGCGATACCGACGGCGATCATCACCGCACCGAACATGGCGACGTACAGGTACGGCACCCACTCAGGGTTGGTAGTAGCGTTCAAACGACGGGTCATGCCCATGAAGCCCAGGACATAGAGCGGCATGAACGCGACGAAGAAGCCGGTGATCCAGAACCAGAATGCGGCCTTGCCCCAGCCTTCGTGCAGCTTGAAGCCGAACGCTTTCGGGAAGTAGAACGCAAAGCCTGCGATGTAGCCGAATACCGCGCCGCCGATGATCACGTTATGGAAGTGCGCGATCACGAACAGGCTGTTGTGCAGAACGAAGTCAGCACCCGGGATGGCCAGCAGTACGCCGGTCATGCCGCCGATGGCGAAGGTCACCATGAAGCCCAGGGTCCACAGCACCTGGCTGGTGAAACGCAGACGGCCCTGGTAGATGGTGAACAGCCAGTTGAATAGCTTCACCCCCGTCGGGATCGAAATCAGCATCGTCGCCAGGCCGAAGAAGGCGTTGACGCTGGCACCCGACCCCATGGTGAAGAAGTGGTGCAGCCAGACCATGAAGCCCAGGATCGAGATCGCGCCGCTGGCGTAGATCATCGAGTGGTGGCCGAACAGTTTCTTGCCGGTGAAGGTCGAGATGACTTCCGAGAAAATGCCGAACGCTGGCAGGATCAGGATGTACACCTCGGGGTGACCCCAGGCCCAGAACAGGTTGACGTACATCATCGGATTGCCACCAAGTTCATTGGTGAAAATGTGGAAATCCATGTAACGGTCAAGCGTCAGCAGTGCCAGGGTAGCGGTCAGGATCGGGAACGAAGCCACGATCAGGACGTTGGCCCAGGTGCAGGTCCAGGTGAAGATCGGCATGTCCATCAGCTTCATGCCCGGGGTACGCATTTTCAGCACGGTGGCCAGGAAGTTGACCCCCGTCAGCGTCGTACCTAGCCCGGATAGCTGTAGCGCCCAGATGTAGTAGTCCATCCCCACGCCCGGACTGTATTGCAGGCCCGACAACGGCGGATAGGCAACCCAACCGGTCTTGGCGAATTCGCCAACGCCCAGGGACAGGTTGATCAGCACCACGCCCGACACCAGCAGCCAGAAGCTCAGGGAGTTCAGGAACGGGTACGCAACGTCACGGGCACCGATCTGCAGCGGCACTGCCAGGTTCATCAGGCCGGTGAAGAATGGCATCGCCATGAAGATGATCATGATCACACCGTGGGCGGTGAAGATCTGGTCATAGTGTTCAGGTGGCAGGTAGCCAGGCGAACCCTCGGTGGCCATGGCCAGCTGGGTACGCATCATGATGGCGTCGGCAAAACCGCGCAGCAGCATGATCATGGCGACGATGATGTACATCACGCCGATTTTCTTGTGGTCGACCGACGTCAGCCACTCGGTCCACAGGTAGGTCCACTTCTTGAAGTAGGTGATTGCAGCGAACAGCGCCAGACCACCGAGTGCGATCATGGCGATGGTTATCATCACGATCGGTTCGTGGAACGGGACCGCTTCCCAACTTAATTTACCAAACATCGTTTACTCCTCTGCCCCGGCAGCTGAATGCGAACTCATGTCCATCCCTTCCATATGGGCCACTTCTTTCTCTTTCTTCTCGTGGTGCATCGGCTTGCCCGGTTTCATGCCTTCGTACTTGTCGACGATGATCTGGAACAGGTTCGGCGTGACCGAGGAGTAGAGCTCGACTGGGTTGTTCTGGCTTGGCTTGGTAAGGGCTTCGTATTCAGCTGATTCCAGCTGTTTAGGTGCCTTTTTGACTTCGCTTACCCAGGCGTCGAAATTTTCCTGAGAGGTTGAGATCGCTTTGAATTTCATGCCGGTAAAACCTGCGCCGCTGTAGTTGGCGGAGATGCCTTCCATTTCAGCGTCACGGTTGGCAATCAGGTGCAACTTGGTCTGCATGCCGGCCATCGCGTAGATCTGGCCGCCCAGGCCCGGGATGAAGAACGAGTTCATCACCGAGTCCGACGTTACCTTGAAGTTGACCGGTGTATTGGTCGGGAACACGATCTTGTTGACGGTGGCGATGCCCTGTTCCGGATAGATGAACACCCACTTCCAGTCCAGCGAGACCACTTCGATGGTGATCGGCTTGACGTCGGATTCCAGCGGACGGTACGGGTCCAGTTCGTGGGTCGACACGTAAGTGACGTAACCCAGGGCAATGATGATCAGGATCGGAACGGTCCACACCGCGATTTCAATCTTGGTGGAGTGGTTCCATTTCGGGGTGTAGGTCGCGTTGGTGTTGGACGCGCGGTATTTCCAGGCGAACAGGAAGGTCATGACGATGACCGGGATCACGACCAACAGCATCAGCAGCGTCGCGGTGATGATCAGGTTTCGCTGCTCCAGGCCGACCTGGCCCGTAGGATTGAGCAAGGTCATGTTGCAGCCTCCCAGCAACAACGTGCCGAGCAGCGGCACTATGCCTAGTAGTCTTGGGTACCTGTTTTTACTCATCTCACGACCTCTAAAGCAGCTTGCGCAATGCAGTTGGTTTTTGATCGCCAACACTTCACCCTGCCAAGGGTTGGCATTTTTCTTGGATTGAATAAGGGCTGCCCGTCGCGCGTCAGACGCTGTTCGACAAATCCTGGGACAGCGGTGAGTTCTTATTCGAATTCGTGGTCAAAGGCCTTGTTAAAGACCAATTCCATTTGGTGCGGATAGTGGAAGGCACCGACACCTGGGAGTCGCATGAAGCCATCCGGCCTCTCGACGCCCTATTCCTGCTCGTGCACCTGTGTAAGGGTGAGCAGTGCCGGGAATTCAGTGCGGGCGATTGTAGTGACGTAGCGATTCATAAACCATGTCTCATCCCGAAATAATTTTTATCCATTTCAGCAACAATCAATCACGAATTTCGCAAAAGTCCGGCATGTTATCGAAATTAATTCTCAACAAAAACACCAAAAATAGTAGGTCTACCGCACGCGGTTCAGACAGTATCGAAGGCTCTACACCCTCCTTCGACCCGGCCCAAGCCCCTATGCGACAAGGGCTCCGCCAATTCGCCAGGCCCTGTTAAAACTGCCTGTTCGGGTGTTTCAGGGTCTAAGCCGCCCGCCATTGAAAAAGCCGCTTTTTGTTGCGTAGAGGGGCGCGAATTCACGGCTTTGAAATGCCCTGCGACACTCGCGCTGTGACAACGTGTCGCACATGTGTCGCCCCCCGACTTGTCGCGCATCAAGGTCTTTTTACCCGCCCCCTGCCATGCAAAACGCCCCGGTGCTCTCAACGAGGACCGGGGCGTTTTTTGCTTTACACGGGAGGCGCGAGATGGGCTCAGCGCAGCGCTTTGCGATTACGCGAAGTGAGCAGCGGCACCAGGATGACCACCAGTACAAAGGCGACCAGCGCCCATTGGGCGAGGGACAGACCGAGAATCGGCGGGTACGGCGTCGAGCAGAAACCGTCGACCTGGAAGCCCAGCGGGAAGATCTTCGCCAGCGGCAAGCCGTCGACTATCGGTTGCAACACATCGATGCCGCAGCTGACGGTCGGATAGAACTGGGTGTAGACGTGATGCCCTGCCACTCCGACGCCTGCCACGGCGCAGATCACCACCAGGGTTTCAAACACCGTGATGCTGCGGCGGGTGCGCATGGCCGCGCCGATGAAGGCGAAGATCGCAATCAGCAGCAAGGCGTAGCGTTGCAGGATGCATAGCGGGCACGGCGCCTCGCCCAGGACGATTTGCATGTACAGCGCGCCGCCGATCAGCGCCAGGCAGATGGCGCCCAGTAACACCAGGTAGCGCCGTTCACGACCCAACCGCATTGTTTCCTCGCTCATTGCGTTTCCCTTCTGAATATCGATTGCCCAAAGTCTACACGCTGGCCCGGACCTTGGAGAGTCTGGCGCGCGTGGGTGGGTATCGGGGAATAGACGATAAGCGGGTTAAGAAGGGATTAAAATTTCGGCGATCGGGTTGAATTTTGACCAGGCCGATGGCGTCTTCGTCGGAACACCACCGGGAGCCGGCTCACACATTTTCCATGGGCTTTGTGAGCGCCGCGGCCCCCCTGTAGAAGCTGGCCTGTCGGATCGCCGCACCGCAGCGAAAGCGGTCCATCAGTCAACACTTCTACTGAATGTGCCGCCGTCTTCGCCAAGCCGGCTCCTACACGAAATCAGCGTCGTTCACCGACTTGGCGCGTTCGATCAGTCGCCGTAGATATCAGACTTGAAGTACTTCTCGGAAATCTTCTGGTATTCACCACTGGCGCGAATGCCGTCGATGGCCGTGTTCAGTTGGGTCACCAATTCGGTGTTGCCCTTGCGCACCGCGATCCCGGCGCCCTCCCCCACGTATTTCGGATCCTTCAGCTCCGGCCCGACAAACGCATAGCCTTTGCCACGGGGCATCATCAGAAAGTCATTCAGCGGAATGGTGTCGGCAAAAATCGCATCGAGGCGACCGGCCGCCAGATCCATGTAGATCTCTTCGTTGTTGCTGTAACGCTTGACGTTAACGCCCTTGGGTTCAAACACCTCGGTGGCATAACGATCAGTAGTGGTGGCACGTTGCACGCCGATCGTCTTGCCTTTGAGGCTGGCGTACTGGTCATCCACCACCGCCCCTTCCTTCATCACCAGGCGCGATGAGGTGAAGTAGTACTTGTGGGTAAAATCCACCGACTTCTTGCGGTCTTCGTTGATGGTCATGGACGACAGCGCCATGTCGATTTTCTTCACCTTCAGGGAAGGAATCAGGCCATCGAACTCGCCTTCAACCCACTGGCACTTGACCTGCATCTGCGCGCACAGGGCATTGCCGATGTCGTAGTCGAATCCGACAATCTTGCCGTCCGAGCTTTTCGAGGCGAACGGCGGGTACGCCGCCTCGATGCCGATGCGCAGGGTCTTCTCGGCGGCGAACAGGGTGCTGCACGCCAACAGGCTCAGGGCCAGACCGGTAATGAGGGGGAATTTCTTCATGTTCGTTCTCTCGCGGGTTGTTGTTGGTTTGGCAAGACAGAAGAAAGAGCTGAAACGGGGGCGGCCTTTTTTTGTACTTATAAATCCATACTGGACTTTTATGTATGAGTCGTCAATCCGGGGCGAATGAGATGGGTCGGCCGGCGGTCGGGAGGTGGGTCGGGGAGATTTTGGGTGTAGCGGATGGCCTCTTCGCGGGCAAGTCGGATCGCCGCATCGCTCGCTCCTACAGGGTTCTGAGTCGTTCACACAACATATGCATGCACAGAACCGTAGGAGCGAGGCTTGCCCGCGAATGCCTACTTGAATGCGCCGCAGGAATCACTGCTTCCAGCGATCCGCCGCCGCATGATCACTGTCGCGCCCTTCCACCCAGCGCGCACCATCGCTGGTGTTCTCTTTCTTCCAGAACGGCGCGCGGGTTTTCAGATAGTCCATGACGAAAGAGCAGGCGTCGAACGCCGCCTGGCGGTGGGCGCTGGCGGCGCCGACGAAGACGATCGGCTCACCCGGCTCCAGGGCGCCGATGCGATGCAGCACTTCCAGCTTGAGCAACGGCCAGCGTTGCTGCGCCTCAACGGCGATTTTGCCGAGGGCTTTTTCGGTCATGCCCGGATAGTGCTCCAGAAACATCCCGGCCACTTCGAGCCCGTCATTGAAGTCGCGCACATAGCCGACAAAACTCACCACCGCACCGACGCCGACATTGGCCGCATGCATGGCGTTGAC
Encoded here:
- a CDS encoding MFS transporter: MALDIELETDELSYRKLLGQPNFTRFFLSQVLVSVGDGFFGVLVTFLALSMGASASTLGIVAFCVTFPRGILGILGGAVADQYDRRKLMVFCDVVRGSGVLILALLLFMNALDIFFLTLIGAVVTSTYALSKPASKAYVPSIVEKKELILANGLVQSVLWPCFFLGAGLVGVSGALNVAPANALIVCALIFFFSQMSLTSIKGHVTRTAARTAFSMLQQLRSGWEELLTHRALMVRITSYFLYTVSWRGTLQIALPLYAVNTLNQPATFYSSLMVACGIGELISSLIIGKLRISNNLRLAFCGEIILALALIILVVNSFTGLPALVLALIASLLIGLSATVIDIPLITAIQHEIDDDKSGKIFSYWSALGALGGSVGTLIVSGLIYFIGLQNAIIFMTAWLTLSAVVAYGIAYTKVRGEGKQ
- a CDS encoding 4'-phosphopantetheinyl transferase family protein; this translates as MPDLNLFAVAAPTFKLKHCGLPSHLESLLSDDELLRAHGIKDETSKTEFMLGRALLRSVIASLLSLVPRHLPILIERNGRPYLDGYSLEFSLSHACGYVCVAASRNSRIGVDIEGGGLLEGSGVLSKYLRKTFLDDEGSCLTSADCDIVGHWCMCEAYAKCSGQDMLTAMRSQELRKLIRQPPRSNWHVGSNHSICLTSVANGQIPLALCVDALPMPFSVLEIDLSDELFLSKLHQELHQTA
- a CDS encoding Fic family protein, which codes for MNSAGYACLQDALQLSAFPLRQPARVQPVTRLERIGDILAVPPAIAPAPDDLLGHVLFALKHEGINLTILAQALPRIPAQALEAELRKAPNGIYIRKACFLYEAFNGEELTQHSPVKGGFIPLFDPEQYLTMPGERNSRWRIEFNGIGTLAYCATVERTPQIMVLLQHDILARAQQFIQNLPSGMMDRAINWAYLSEAQDSFAIEKESPSEDKSRRFIQLLRQAHERIPLSEDYLVTLQNATISNPYDMAAAFRHEQNHLASGLHGAAGVTYVPPAPDLCRELMEQLMALGNDAVKRIDPLIAAGIISFGFVFLHPFMDGNGRLSRFLIHQTLCRAGALENGLLLPVSVAMKREERLYLETLQEFSRPAREFWDVRWIDQGNMSFNFTGHPAIYRFWDATPGVRFTLEMAKRALEVELREETVFLQNYDKIVKAVDERYDVRGSDLANLVMMCLSQNGTVSKHRRKQYKYSVQEEVFDYIEQVTQTMLRDQKEEKEGAKIADL
- the cyoE gene encoding heme o synthase, whose translation is MSLKHFIQITKPGIIFGNVLSVAGGFFLASKGHVDLAIFLAAMIGTSLVVASGCVFNNCIDRDIDLKMERTKNRVLVQGLISLKLALAFATILGVFGVALLYKVANPLAALFAVIGFVIYVGFYSLYLKRKSVHGTLVGSLSGAMPPVIGYVAVTNSFDMAALTLLVMFSLWQMPHSYAIAIFRFNDYLAASIPVLPVKRGIEVAKKHILLYILAFLVATLMLTFSGYAGMSYLAVAAAMGMYWLYMAWTGYKAVDDRVWARKLFVFSIFTITALSVMMSLDFKVPSELLLTYAP
- the cyoD gene encoding cytochrome o ubiquinol oxidase subunit IV encodes the protein MANAHAHDTHDANHGSVKSYAIGFILSVILTVIPFGLVMYPSLPKAMTLWIVLIFAVIQVLVHLVYFLHLDRSAAQRNNVIAFVFAALVIVLLVGLSLWIMFSIHTNMMAH
- a CDS encoding cytochrome o ubiquinol oxidase subunit III, encoding MSNLVTNAGHTHVDGHGHDDHHHDSGEMTVFGFWLYLMTDCILFASIFAVYAVLVNNVAGGPSGADIFELPYVLGETALLLFSSITYGFAMLALFKGNKKGVLTWLGMTFLLGAGFIAMEINEFHLLISEGFGPSRSGFLSGFFTLVGTHGLHVTSGLIWMAIMMYQVQKNGLTATNKTRLSCLSLFWHFLDVVWICVFTVVYLMGTM
- the cyoB gene encoding cytochrome o ubiquinol oxidase subunit I, with protein sequence MFGKLSWEAVPFHEPIVMITIAMIALGGLALFAAITYFKKWTYLWTEWLTSVDHKKIGVMYIIVAMIMLLRGFADAIMMRTQLAMATEGSPGYLPPEHYDQIFTAHGVIMIIFMAMPFFTGLMNLAVPLQIGARDVAYPFLNSLSFWLLVSGVVLINLSLGVGEFAKTGWVAYPPLSGLQYSPGVGMDYYIWALQLSGLGTTLTGVNFLATVLKMRTPGMKLMDMPIFTWTCTWANVLIVASFPILTATLALLTLDRYMDFHIFTNELGGNPMMYVNLFWAWGHPEVYILILPAFGIFSEVISTFTGKKLFGHHSMIYASGAISILGFMVWLHHFFTMGSGASVNAFFGLATMLISIPTGVKLFNWLFTIYQGRLRFTSQVLWTLGFMVTFAIGGMTGVLLAIPGADFVLHNSLFVIAHFHNVIIGGAVFGYIAGFAFYFPKAFGFKLHEGWGKAAFWFWITGFFVAFMPLYVLGFMGMTRRLNATTNPEWVPYLYVAMFGAVMIAVGIACQLIQLYVSVRDRNKPENMCEHGDPWNAHTLEWSTSSPPPFYNFAVLPKADVIDPFTEAKEDGTAYKAPARYEPIHMPNNTATGVVMGALLTVFGFAMIWHIWWLAIVGLVGTVVYFTIHAARDDQGYMVPVDVIERIEAEQHKRLVAAGKVPANATRVETSLEQA